A single genomic interval of Flavihumibacter rivuli harbors:
- a CDS encoding DUF420 domain-containing protein — MLQAVIKKNDKQARLLIGVVSFVVFAAVVVLSRVKLEVDLGFDVHLFAKINAIINSFVSVLLVAALVVVKQGKYELHKRLMMSAMFLSLLFLVSYIAHHLFAGDTKFLGEGIIRPIYYFILITHIFLAAIILPFILFTAYRGLTAEWPLHRRIAKITWPIWFYVAVTGVVVYLMISPYYGQ, encoded by the coding sequence ATGTTGCAAGCAGTTATCAAGAAGAATGACAAGCAGGCTCGTCTACTCATCGGTGTGGTGTCCTTTGTGGTTTTTGCAGCTGTAGTGGTTTTGTCAAGGGTGAAGCTGGAGGTTGACCTTGGATTTGATGTGCATCTTTTTGCAAAGATCAATGCCATCATCAATAGTTTCGTGAGTGTGCTGCTGGTTGCGGCATTGGTAGTGGTGAAGCAGGGCAAGTATGAATTGCACAAGCGACTGATGATGAGTGCCATGTTCCTGTCCCTGCTTTTCCTGGTTTCCTATATTGCCCACCACTTGTTTGCAGGGGATACAAAATTTTTGGGCGAAGGCATCATCAGGCCGATCTATTACTTCATTCTTATCACCCATATTTTCCTGGCAGCGATCATCCTGCCCTTCATCCTCTTTACAGCCTACAGGGGCCTTACAGCTGAGTGGCCTTTGCATCGCAGGATCGCCAAGATCACCTGGCCCATCTGGTTTTATGTGGCTGTAACAGGCGTAGTGGTGTACCTGATGATCAGTCCCTATTACGGCCAATAA
- a CDS encoding SCO family protein: protein MNKKALLGLCLAVLLPLVSYLLVKSYSEEAVDMPRRYYVDTVITKVVDGKEMIDTVWHKVADFNLVNQLGDTVSMADVPGKVIVADFFFTSCPSICPTLTRNMKRLQDALKLKDETRRIDTTFVQFLSFSVDPQRDSSARIKSYADRYGVNHDVWWMLTGEKKTIYDWAINEVKLAVVDGEGVDSNFIHTEKFVLLDKDRVVRGYYNGLDSMEMRRLAEDIVLIMLEKDKKKKRNLFRK, encoded by the coding sequence TTGAATAAGAAAGCATTATTGGGGCTCTGTTTGGCTGTGTTATTGCCACTGGTCAGTTACCTGCTGGTAAAGTCATATAGTGAAGAAGCGGTTGATATGCCCCGCCGCTATTATGTGGACACGGTGATCACCAAGGTGGTGGATGGTAAGGAGATGATCGATACCGTTTGGCATAAGGTGGCCGACTTTAACCTGGTTAACCAATTGGGTGATACGGTAAGCATGGCCGATGTGCCGGGTAAGGTGATCGTGGCAGATTTCTTTTTCACCAGCTGTCCATCCATCTGCCCAACGCTGACCCGCAACATGAAGAGGCTGCAGGATGCATTGAAGTTGAAGGACGAGACCAGGCGCATTGATACCACTTTCGTCCAGTTCCTTTCCTTTTCGGTTGACCCTCAGCGGGATTCTTCTGCAAGGATAAAATCCTATGCCGACCGTTATGGAGTGAACCATGACGTTTGGTGGATGTTAACTGGAGAGAAGAAAACCATTTACGACTGGGCCATCAATGAAGTGAAGCTGGCCGTTGTGGATGGGGAAGGAGTCGACTCCAATTTTATCCATACAGAGAAGTTCGTCCTGCTGGATAAGGACAGGGTGGTCCGTGGATATTACAATGGCCTCGACAGTATGGAAATGCGGAGGCTGGCTGAAGATATCGTGTTGATCATGTTGGAGAAGGACAAGAAAAAGAAGCGTAACCTATTCAGGAAGTAA
- a CDS encoding cytochrome C oxidase subunit IV family protein, whose product MHQDNNTEITFHHEYDREASRKEVIKVTVILSVITLIELALGFMLYLNHGSWGGFMVHFVKGVILILMMAKAFYIVAYFMHLKHELKNMIMTIVVPLLLFVWFIIAFLADGNSYRNLKNTYDPYHMEQSQKKVEKPAHGSGEHEEHKDAKKEGAME is encoded by the coding sequence ATGCATCAAGATAACAACACCGAAATCACCTTCCATCATGAATATGACAGGGAGGCTAGCAGGAAGGAAGTAATCAAGGTAACCGTCATTCTTTCTGTGATCACATTGATAGAATTGGCCCTTGGTTTCATGCTCTACCTGAATCATGGAAGCTGGGGTGGATTTATGGTTCATTTCGTAAAGGGAGTGATCCTGATCCTTATGATGGCCAAAGCCTTTTATATCGTGGCTTATTTCATGCACCTCAAGCATGAGCTGAAGAACATGATCATGACCATTGTGGTTCCTTTACTGCTCTTCGTTTGGTTCATCATTGCCTTCCTAGCTGACGGCAACTCTTACAGGAACCTTAAGAACACTTATGATCCCTACCACATGGAGCAAAGCCAGAAGAAGGTTGAGAAGCCTGCCCACGGTTCCGGCGAACATGAGGAGCATAAGGATGCCAAGAAAGAAGGTGCGATGGAATAA
- a CDS encoding cytochrome c oxidase subunit 3 gives MAQAVPAEQKWWSGGKSPFNVEYGKLMMWYFLMSDAFTFGAFLISYGTIRFASNSWPDPNQVFQSFPGLGNGLPLMFVSLMTFILIISSVTMVLAVQAGHAMDKKGVVKNLVWTIIGGLAFLSCQAWEWTHLHHEGAWWGSNPFLNADGTKASTNFTNFFFTITGFHGFHVLSGVVINIIMLIMTLNDVFERRGHYLMIEKAGLYWHFVDLVWVFVFTVFYLV, from the coding sequence ATGGCACAAGCAGTTCCTGCAGAACAAAAATGGTGGAGTGGCGGTAAAAGCCCCTTCAACGTGGAGTATGGCAAGCTGATGATGTGGTATTTCCTGATGAGTGATGCGTTCACCTTTGGTGCGTTCCTGATCTCTTACGGCACCATCCGTTTCGCTTCCAATTCATGGCCTGACCCCAACCAAGTATTCCAGTCTTTCCCAGGTTTAGGTAACGGTCTTCCGCTCATGTTCGTGAGCTTGATGACCTTCATCCTGATCATCAGTTCGGTAACAATGGTTCTGGCAGTTCAAGCCGGCCATGCGATGGATAAGAAAGGTGTGGTTAAGAACCTTGTTTGGACCATCATCGGTGGTCTCGCCTTCCTGAGCTGCCAGGCATGGGAATGGACACACCTGCATCATGAAGGTGCCTGGTGGGGAAGCAATCCGTTCCTGAATGCTGATGGAACCAAGGCTTCTACCAACTTTACCAATTTCTTCTTTACCATTACCGGTTTCCATGGTTTCCACGTATTGAGTGGTGTGGTGATCAATATCATCATGCTGATCATGACCCTGAACGATGTATTCGAGCGCCGTGGTCACTACCTGATGATCGAGAAGGCTGGTTTGTACTGGCACTTCGTGGACCTGGTATGGGTATTCGTATTCACCGTATTCTATCTTGTTTAA
- a CDS encoding cytochrome c oxidase subunit 3 yields the protein MDMSVSEQRKRIHPSKFTLWVGIGSIIMMFAGLTSAYIVKRTLPNWTTFEMPVLFWYSTAVMLVSSLTMQIALRAFKQRERNKYKLFLTITAVLGVGFVVMQFLGFKQIWNTGITFSGAGAGQFLYIIAGLHGLHVLGGVLALLIMFAKAFSPVNRNYSSVPVEVMSTYWHFVDVLWIYLFVFFMWLQ from the coding sequence ATGGATATGAGTGTAAGTGAACAGAGAAAAAGGATTCATCCCAGCAAGTTTACCTTGTGGGTGGGCATTGGCAGCATCATCATGATGTTTGCCGGCTTGACCAGTGCCTATATCGTTAAGCGGACACTCCCTAACTGGACCACTTTTGAGATGCCGGTATTGTTCTGGTATTCAACGGCGGTGATGTTGGTCAGCAGCCTGACCATGCAGATAGCCCTGAGGGCATTCAAGCAGCGGGAGAGGAATAAATACAAGCTCTTTCTGACCATAACTGCCGTATTGGGTGTAGGATTTGTGGTGATGCAGTTCCTTGGTTTCAAACAAATATGGAATACCGGGATCACTTTCTCCGGTGCCGGTGCCGGCCAGTTCCTGTACATCATTGCAGGGCTGCACGGTTTGCACGTATTGGGTGGGGTATTGGCCCTGTTGATCATGTTTGCCAAGGCCTTCAGCCCGGTAAACCGTAATTACAGTTCCGTACCGGTGGAGGTGATGAGTACTTACTGGCATTTTGTAGATGTACTCTGGATCTATTTATTCGTGTTTTTTATGTGGCTGCAATAG
- the cyoE gene encoding heme o synthase yields the protein MQQKDKQSSAEGNAKPGRVRDYMLLVKFSLTILVVFSAVISYLLAPKVVEYSWPMIGWLFLGGFLVTGSANTINQVVEKDTDAKMKRTAKRPIASGRMSVTEGWAFAVVTGLSGVLILGVFFNWLSALLAAFSLFLYAFIYTPLKKINSISVLVGAVPGALPCLIGYAAGNDAIDWGGWALFAIQFFWQFPHFWAIAWISHKDYETAGFKLLPSVTGPTKYSAMQSIIYSLLLIPVGTFPYFLGMTGWVSLLIVLVANLYMVYLSVRLYREMEVKAARRVMFGSYLHLAIVFLALLADKV from the coding sequence ATGCAGCAAAAAGATAAGCAATCATCCGCGGAGGGCAATGCGAAACCAGGCAGGGTGAGGGATTATATGCTGTTGGTGAAGTTCTCTTTGACAATATTGGTGGTTTTTTCGGCGGTGATCAGTTACCTGCTGGCGCCTAAGGTGGTGGAATACAGTTGGCCAATGATCGGTTGGTTGTTTCTTGGAGGTTTCCTCGTAACAGGAAGCGCCAATACCATCAACCAGGTGGTAGAAAAGGATACTGACGCCAAGATGAAGCGGACGGCTAAACGTCCGATAGCATCCGGAAGGATGTCGGTTACGGAAGGTTGGGCTTTTGCAGTGGTTACCGGATTATCCGGGGTGTTGATCCTGGGTGTTTTCTTTAACTGGTTAAGTGCCCTTCTTGCGGCTTTCAGCCTGTTCTTATATGCCTTCATTTATACGCCGCTGAAAAAGATCAATTCGATCTCGGTATTGGTAGGTGCGGTTCCTGGTGCGTTACCTTGTCTAATTGGGTACGCGGCAGGAAATGATGCCATTGACTGGGGTGGATGGGCCTTGTTCGCCATCCAGTTCTTTTGGCAATTCCCGCATTTCTGGGCGATAGCCTGGATCTCCCATAAGGACTATGAAACGGCAGGTTTTAAACTCTTGCCTTCGGTGACGGGGCCGACCAAATACTCAGCCATGCAGTCGATCATTTATTCGCTGCTGTTGATCCCGGTAGGTACATTCCCTTACTTCCTGGGAATGACCGGATGGGTAAGCCTGTTGATCGTATTGGTAGCCAACCTATACATGGTGTATCTATCGGTACGTTTGTACAGGGAAATGGAGGTTAAGGCGGCAAGGAGGGTGATGTTCGGGAGTTATCTCCATCTGGCAATCGTTTTCTTGGCCCTGTTGGCTGATAAAGTTTGA
- a CDS encoding cytochrome c oxidase subunit I, protein MSTEALHGHAEVITTHEVHHDEHHGHHHQETFITKYVFSQDHKMIAKQFLITGMIWAIIGGLFSVLFRLQLGYPDQTFPILEDLLGKWAKGGKLQPEFYYALVTMHGTVLVFFVLTAGLSGTFSNFLIPLQVGARDMASPFMNMLSYWFFFLASVVMVSSLFVQTGPASGGWTSYPPLSALGDASEGSKIGMDLWLISMALFVVSSLLGGLNYISTILNMRTKGMSMTRMPLTIWAFFFTAVLGVLSFPVLFSGFILLLFDRHAGTSFYLSDIFVASTQKALPNEGGSAILYQHLFWFLGHPEVYIILLPAMGMVSEIMSTNARKPIFGYMAMLGSLFAIAVLAFLVWAHHMFVTGLNPFLGSFFVLLTLLIAVPSAIKVFNWLTTLWRGNLRFTPGMLFSIGFVSLFISGGLTGIFLGNSTLDIHLHDTYFVIAHFHIVMGVASFFGMFAGVYHWFPKMYGRYMNNTLAYIHFWITLVGAYLIFWPMHYEGLAGMPRRYLDFSGWASFNQFGGLNKFISIVTMIVFAVQLLFVFNFIYSIFKGRRVRTQNPWGSTTLEWTTPIRPGHGNWDGEIPEVHRWPYDYGKDGREFIPQTEPVGANESAH, encoded by the coding sequence ATGAGCACAGAAGCTTTGCACGGACATGCTGAGGTGATTACGACACATGAGGTTCATCATGATGAGCATCATGGACATCACCACCAAGAGACATTCATCACTAAGTATGTTTTCAGCCAGGACCACAAGATGATCGCCAAGCAGTTCCTGATCACAGGTATGATCTGGGCAATCATTGGTGGTTTGTTCTCGGTACTGTTCCGTTTGCAGTTGGGTTATCCTGACCAGACCTTCCCTATCCTGGAAGACTTGTTAGGTAAATGGGCGAAGGGCGGTAAGCTTCAGCCAGAATTCTATTATGCATTGGTGACCATGCACGGTACCGTGTTGGTATTCTTTGTACTGACTGCCGGTCTGAGTGGTACCTTCTCGAACTTCCTCATTCCGCTGCAGGTTGGTGCCCGTGATATGGCTTCGCCCTTCATGAACATGCTGAGCTATTGGTTCTTCTTCCTTGCCAGCGTGGTGATGGTATCTTCCCTGTTTGTACAAACTGGTCCTGCCAGTGGTGGTTGGACTTCTTATCCCCCGCTGAGTGCGTTGGGTGATGCTTCTGAAGGCTCCAAGATCGGTATGGACCTTTGGTTGATCTCCATGGCCCTTTTCGTTGTGAGTTCACTGTTGGGTGGTCTGAACTATATCTCCACCATCCTGAACATGCGTACGAAGGGTATGAGTATGACCAGGATGCCGCTGACCATCTGGGCGTTCTTCTTCACAGCTGTATTGGGCGTTCTTTCATTCCCCGTACTGTTCTCTGGTTTCATCCTGCTGTTGTTTGACCGTCATGCCGGAACCAGCTTCTACCTGTCTGATATTTTCGTGGCTTCAACCCAGAAGGCCCTGCCTAACGAAGGTGGTAGTGCCATCCTGTACCAGCACCTGTTCTGGTTCCTGGGTCACCCTGAAGTATATATCATCCTGCTGCCTGCGATGGGTATGGTATCAGAGATCATGTCTACCAACGCCCGTAAGCCGATCTTCGGTTATATGGCGATGTTGGGTTCATTGTTCGCGATCGCTGTACTGGCCTTCCTGGTATGGGCACACCACATGTTCGTAACCGGTCTGAATCCATTCCTTGGTTCATTCTTCGTGTTGCTGACCCTGTTGATCGCCGTACCTTCGGCTATCAAGGTCTTCAACTGGCTGACCACCCTTTGGAGGGGTAACCTTCGCTTTACGCCTGGTATGCTTTTCTCAATCGGTTTTGTGAGCCTCTTCATTTCCGGTGGTTTGACCGGTATCTTCCTGGGTAACTCAACCCTGGATATCCACCTGCACGATACTTATTTCGTAATCGCGCACTTCCACATTGTAATGGGTGTGGCTTCCTTCTTCGGTATGTTTGCCGGTGTGTACCACTGGTTCCCCAAGATGTATGGTCGCTACATGAACAATACCCTTGCCTATATCCACTTCTGGATAACATTGGTGGGTGCTTACCTGATCTTCTGGCCAATGCACTATGAAGGTCTGGCTGGTATGCCCCGTCGTTACCTGGATTTCAGTGGCTGGGCTTCTTTCAACCAGTTCGGTGGACTGAACAAATTCATCTCTATCGTAACCATGATCGTGTTTGCGGTTCAGTTGCTGTTCGTGTTCAACTTCATCTACTCTATTTTCAAGGGTAGGAGGGTAAGGACACAGAATCCATGGGGTTCTACCACCCTCGAGTGGACTACACCAATCCGTCCTGGTCACGGTAACTGGGATGGAGAGATCCCTGAAGTTCATCGCTGGCCTTATGACTATGGTAAGGATGGCCGTGAGTTCATCCCCCAAACAGAGCCGGTTGGCGCCAATGAAAGCGCACACTAA
- a CDS encoding cytochrome c oxidase subunit II — MSTLLIIAILLLGFIVVFQIAKASEYVSVLKGEKKTFEQNNRINGFLLIAFLVLGLIGVYFCNELYKGKILGEAASDHGEKIDTMLYITLAITGFVFFVTQIMLFVFAFKYQYSEKRKAYYFPHDNKLEIIWTVVPAISLTVLVGFGLYYWFKITGDAPQNATVVEITGKQFGWIYRYPGKDNVFGKKYYKNIDEGKLNQLGLIWDDKAAHDDIVTNEALYMVVGKPVKLVINSRDVVHDVGLVHFRMKMDAVPGTPTTMWFTPKYTTAEMKEKTGNPDFEYEISCDQMCGKGHFSMKGIVKVVSPAEYALWMAKQKANYVMVFPDKDPMAKPAADSTQKVATTEKAEKMIAQN, encoded by the coding sequence ATGTCAACTTTATTAATCATAGCGATCCTGTTGTTGGGTTTTATCGTGGTCTTCCAGATCGCCAAAGCCAGCGAGTATGTATCGGTGTTGAAAGGTGAAAAGAAAACTTTTGAGCAAAATAACCGCATCAATGGTTTTCTGCTGATCGCTTTCCTCGTGTTGGGACTGATCGGTGTTTATTTCTGTAATGAATTGTACAAGGGCAAGATCCTCGGGGAGGCTGCTTCTGACCATGGTGAGAAGATCGACACTATGTTGTACATCACCCTGGCCATAACAGGATTTGTATTCTTCGTTACCCAAATCATGTTGTTTGTTTTCGCTTTCAAATACCAGTATTCTGAAAAGCGTAAGGCATATTACTTCCCTCATGATAACAAACTGGAGATCATCTGGACTGTAGTTCCTGCCATTTCCCTGACCGTGTTGGTTGGCTTTGGCTTGTACTACTGGTTCAAGATTACCGGAGATGCTCCCCAGAATGCTACTGTGGTTGAGATCACTGGTAAGCAGTTTGGTTGGATCTATCGTTACCCAGGTAAGGATAACGTATTTGGTAAGAAGTACTATAAGAATATTGACGAAGGTAAATTGAACCAGCTGGGTCTTATCTGGGATGATAAAGCAGCCCATGATGATATCGTTACCAACGAGGCGCTCTATATGGTTGTTGGTAAGCCGGTGAAGCTGGTGATCAATAGCCGCGATGTAGTGCATGACGTAGGCCTGGTTCACTTCCGTATGAAGATGGATGCTGTTCCCGGAACACCTACCACTATGTGGTTCACTCCGAAGTACACTACCGCTGAGATGAAGGAGAAGACCGGTAACCCTGATTTTGAGTATGAGATCTCCTGCGACCAGATGTGTGGTAAGGGTCACTTCTCTATGAAGGGTATCGTGAAAGTTGTAAGCCCTGCGGAGTATGCGCTTTGGATGGCCAAGCAGAAAGCGAACTATGTAATGGTGTTCCCTGATAAGGATCCCATGGCCAAGCCTGCAGCAGACAGCACCCAAAAGGTGGCCACTACTGAGAAGGCTGAAAAAATGATCGCACAGAACTAA
- a CDS encoding quinol:cytochrome C oxidoreductase — MSFREQFEIPAKYKMWSMILMGVGLVSILAGYFLYGAGDEHHQARFWGTMLFNSVFFLLVVNASMFFICATTLAMGGWQMAFRRVPEAISTAVIPLGIIALVVLLALVLGHQHHIYHWLTPGDDKILLGKSGFLNPTFFIVWTVLTIGLWIILGAKMRSLSRELDEKGPLTVEEGRKYIFKNTIWGSLFLVWFALTVASVTPWLWLMSIDAHWYSTMYSWYTFASSFVAGMSLVTLFVIYLKNKGYLELVNQEHLHDLGKFMFAFSVFWTYLWFSQYMLIWYANIPEETVYFKHRVQGPYRGIFFLNLIVNFLAPLLILMRRSSKRNYTLLVFMAVLIIFGHWVDFYQMVMASVSKEHVELNLFDFGVAAGFIGIIMWSAGNALSKHSLIAKNHPFFKESVIHHT, encoded by the coding sequence ATGTCTTTCAGAGAGCAATTTGAAATACCTGCGAAGTACAAGATGTGGTCGATGATCCTGATGGGGGTAGGATTGGTTTCCATCCTTGCCGGCTACTTCTTATATGGTGCCGGTGATGAACACCACCAGGCCCGTTTCTGGGGAACCATGCTGTTCAACAGCGTATTCTTCCTGTTGGTGGTCAACGCATCCATGTTCTTTATCTGTGCTACTACCCTGGCTATGGGTGGTTGGCAAATGGCCTTCCGCCGTGTGCCGGAAGCCATTTCAACCGCTGTAATTCCCCTGGGTATTATCGCCCTGGTAGTATTGCTGGCCCTCGTTCTTGGTCACCAGCACCATATCTACCATTGGCTTACTCCTGGTGATGACAAGATCCTCTTGGGTAAATCAGGTTTCCTGAACCCTACATTCTTTATAGTTTGGACTGTCCTGACCATCGGTTTGTGGATCATCCTGGGTGCTAAAATGCGTAGCCTGAGCCGTGAGCTGGATGAGAAGGGACCTTTGACAGTAGAAGAAGGCCGCAAATACATCTTCAAGAATACCATCTGGGGTTCTTTGTTCCTGGTATGGTTTGCCCTGACCGTTGCTTCTGTAACCCCCTGGTTGTGGCTGATGAGTATCGATGCGCACTGGTATTCTACCATGTATAGCTGGTACACCTTTGCTTCTTCCTTCGTGGCAGGTATGTCACTGGTTACCCTGTTTGTTATCTACCTGAAGAATAAGGGTTACCTGGAACTCGTTAACCAGGAGCACCTGCATGACCTTGGTAAGTTCATGTTCGCCTTCTCCGTATTCTGGACCTACCTGTGGTTCAGCCAGTACATGCTGATTTGGTATGCGAATATCCCTGAAGAAACCGTTTATTTCAAGCATCGCGTACAGGGTCCTTACCGTGGTATTTTCTTCCTGAACTTGATCGTTAACTTCCTGGCTCCATTATTGATCCTGATGAGGAGGAGCAGTAAGCGTAACTATACTTTGCTGGTATTCATGGCCGTACTGATCATCTTTGGTCACTGGGTAGATTTCTACCAAATGGTTATGGCCAGCGTAAGCAAGGAGCATGTTGAACTCAACCTCTTTGATTTCGGTGTGGCTGCTGGATTCATTGGAATCATTATGTGGTCAGCTGGCAATGCACTGAGCAAGCATTCGCTGATCGCCAAGAACCACCCCTTCTTCAAGGAGAGTGTTATTCACCATACTTAA
- a CDS encoding c-type cytochrome: protein MNKISIIAVLIGAASITACSEVKREPGKVYMPDMAYSRAVETYNDNRQLQEQGINYTAKPVAGTVSRDEEVIYKMLADTTGSYVTSSSLKNPLPLLDSAQTVEAERIYLINCGICHGAKLDGNGPLYKGGDGPYPAKPATLVGDPLYEAMSEGTMFHSITYGKNLMGAYASQVTPKQRWMIVHYIKAKQREAKGGSAPAPAAADSTATAKK from the coding sequence ATGAATAAGATATCCATCATAGCTGTGTTAATCGGTGCTGCAAGCATTACCGCCTGCAGTGAAGTAAAGCGCGAGCCAGGTAAGGTCTATATGCCTGATATGGCCTATAGCCGTGCAGTAGAAACTTATAATGACAACCGCCAGCTCCAGGAGCAAGGTATCAATTACACTGCCAAGCCAGTTGCCGGTACTGTTAGTCGTGATGAAGAAGTGATCTACAAGATGCTGGCCGATACTACCGGTAGCTATGTAACTTCTTCCAGCCTGAAGAACCCGCTTCCGCTCCTGGATTCTGCGCAGACCGTAGAAGCAGAGCGTATTTACCTGATCAACTGTGGTATTTGCCACGGAGCAAAGCTTGATGGTAACGGACCGCTGTACAAAGGCGGTGATGGCCCATACCCTGCAAAGCCAGCTACCCTTGTTGGTGACCCGCTTTACGAAGCAATGAGTGAAGGAACCATGTTCCACTCTATCACTTATGGTAAGAACCTGATGGGAGCTTATGCCAGCCAGGTTACCCCTAAGCAGCGCTGGATGATCGTTCATTATATCAAAGCCAAGCAGCGTGAGGCCAAAGGCGGATCAGCTCCTGCACCAGCAGCAGCCGATTCAACTGCCACTGCTAAAAAATAA
- a CDS encoding DUF3341 domain-containing protein, with translation MAVKKFVVGCFDDEKVLFPAVKKVRKAGYKIHDVYTPFPIHGLDQAMGLRDTSLHTAGFIYGITGTTTALTFMSWVFTKDWPLNIGGKPHFPLPAFIPITFELTVLFSAVGMVLTFCYLCQLAPFVKKHHFHLRATDDLFVMAIELTGKTNEADVKAFLENAGAKEINVQEAETGWWLGRYDKEQALYQTK, from the coding sequence ATGGCAGTTAAAAAGTTTGTTGTAGGCTGTTTTGATGACGAAAAGGTTCTTTTTCCAGCTGTGAAAAAGGTTCGCAAGGCTGGTTACAAGATCCACGATGTCTATACACCATTCCCTATCCATGGCCTGGACCAGGCTATGGGATTGCGTGACACCAGTCTGCATACCGCAGGTTTCATTTATGGAATTACCGGTACCACTACAGCCCTGACCTTCATGAGCTGGGTGTTTACCAAGGATTGGCCCCTGAACATTGGTGGTAAGCCTCACTTCCCGCTGCCTGCGTTCATTCCCATCACCTTTGAATTGACCGTTCTTTTCTCAGCGGTGGGTATGGTACTGACCTTTTGTTACCTCTGCCAATTGGCTCCCTTTGTTAAGAAACATCATTTCCATTTAAGGGCAACCGATGACCTGTTTGTCATGGCCATCGAGTTGACCGGTAAGACCAATGAGGCTGATGTTAAGGCTTTCCTGGAAAATGCAGGTGCAAAGGAGATCAATGTACAGGAAGCCGAGACCGGCTGGTGGCTGGGACGCTACGATAAAGAGCAAGCCCTTTACCAAACCAAATAA
- the nrfD gene encoding NrfD/PsrC family molybdoenzyme membrane anchor subunit encodes MASLRYESQVRQPLVTGAKSYHQVTEDIVRPIEMKPTRLWKIGFTISVALLLFGVYSVYREVVYGIGEWNLNKTIGWGWDITNFVWWVGIGHAGTLISAILLLFRQGWRTGVNRAAEAMTIFAVMCAGQFPIFHMGRVWMAFFVLPYPNSRGPLWVNFNSPLLWDVFAISTYFTVSLLFWYSGLIPDLATVRDRAKEKWRKHLYGVLAFGWTGSTKHWQRHEALSLVLAGLSTPLVLSVHTIVSFDFATSVIPGWHTTIFPPYFVAGAIFSGFAMVQTLLIITRKVLNLEDYITMEHIEVMNKVIVLTGSIVGIAYITELFISWYGQNPYEMAAFKNRYDLSTPYAWSYWLMMSCNVIAPQFFWFRKLRRNLLFTFFMSIIVNVGMWFERFVIIVTSIYRDYIPSSWSTYYAPTIWEVGFYLGTFGLFFTCYFLFSKYFPVIAIAEIKHILKKNGESYKDDMEKEEQSTVEHFAHEHAHAH; translated from the coding sequence ATGGCATCATTAAGATACGAATCGCAAGTAAGGCAACCACTGGTAACGGGAGCCAAGTCTTACCACCAGGTAACAGAGGACATCGTTCGCCCTATTGAGATGAAGCCCACCCGTTTGTGGAAGATCGGCTTTACAATTTCAGTTGCATTGTTGTTGTTCGGTGTGTATTCTGTATATCGTGAAGTAGTTTACGGTATCGGGGAATGGAACCTGAACAAGACGATCGGTTGGGGTTGGGATATCACCAACTTCGTATGGTGGGTAGGTATCGGTCACGCGGGTACCCTGATCTCAGCGATCCTTTTGCTGTTCCGCCAGGGATGGCGTACTGGTGTGAACCGTGCAGCAGAAGCGATGACCATCTTCGCGGTAATGTGTGCCGGCCAGTTCCCCATCTTCCACATGGGACGTGTTTGGATGGCCTTCTTCGTTCTGCCTTATCCCAACAGCCGTGGTCCTTTGTGGGTGAACTTCAACTCACCACTGTTGTGGGACGTATTCGCGATCTCTACTTACTTTACTGTATCACTGTTGTTCTGGTATTCTGGTCTGATCCCTGACCTGGCTACCGTTCGTGACCGTGCAAAGGAAAAGTGGCGCAAGCACCTCTATGGTGTGCTGGCATTCGGCTGGACCGGCTCTACCAAGCACTGGCAGCGTCATGAAGCCCTTTCACTGGTGTTGGCTGGTTTGAGTACCCCACTGGTACTTTCTGTACACACCATCGTATCCTTTGACTTCGCTACCTCAGTAATCCCCGGATGGCATACCACCATCTTCCCGCCCTACTTCGTTGCGGGTGCGATCTTCTCGGGTTTTGCGATGGTACAAACCCTGCTGATCATTACCCGTAAGGTGCTGAACCTGGAAGATTATATCACCATGGAGCACATTGAAGTGATGAACAAAGTAATTGTACTGACCGGTTCTATCGTAGGTATCGCCTATATCACCGAGCTGTTCATCTCCTGGTATGGCCAGAACCCTTACGAAATGGCTGCGTTCAAGAACCGTTACGACCTCAGCACTCCATATGCATGGAGCTACTGGCTGATGATGAGCTGTAACGTGATCGCTCCCCAGTTCTTCTGGTTCAGGAAACTGAGAAGGAACCTGTTGTTCACCTTCTTCATGAGTATCATCGTAAACGTAGGTATGTGGTTCGAGCGTTTCGTGATCATCGTTACCTCTATTTACCGTGACTATATCCCAAGTAGCTGGAGTACTTATTATGCTCCTACCATCTGGGAAGTTGGATTCTACCTTGGAACCTTCGGCCTGTTCTTTACCTGTTACTTCCTGTTCTCCAAATACTTCCCGGTTATCGCTATCGCTGAGATCAAGCATATCCTGAAGAAGAATGGTGAGAGCTATAAGGATGACATGGAAAAAGAAGAGCAGTCAACCGTTGAGCATTTTGCCCACGAGCATGCACATGCTCACTAA